A genomic stretch from Bradyrhizobium sp. 195 includes:
- the nodU gene encoding nodulation protein NodU yields MRICGIKLTHDGAVALIEDGRVVFCVEQEKLNNNPRYQTIDNLDAVVSALAEHGLDPSDVDQFVIDGWDGEFESQFEVLSGTTIIKLKGAPYVERQGDSPLTSRDGIGLMLDGKLYPYQSYPHVTGHVASAYCASSFAKSAQSAFCLVWDGCMFPRLYYVEPHGIRFIECLFPMIGHAYATAGHHFGPYRRADRTSWDLGIAGKLMAYIALGSPDEDCIKTFHELYEAHFATDAEGACPELGEINSSQSPLEALHDFFDACAMRLKEKQAEDVLASFHVFLERLLVRTIADVVERHSDLAGVRNLCIAGGCGLNIKWNSAFRATGLFDVVWVPPFPNDSGSAIGAACSALAAQQGFRALEWSVYSGPAVRPSEVPPEWEGAPCTMGELAAILACDKPVVFLAGRAELGPRALGGRSILAAASWEGMKDHLNDIKLREHFRPVAPICLEDRAAEIFSPGIPDPYMLFDHQTRPEWREKIPAVVHLDGSARLQTVSRTSQHKVAELLVEYEKLTAIPLLCNTSANLHGRGFFPDAAAACQWGRVDHVWCDGLLWTKKRASEEAARTTAVAMA; encoded by the coding sequence ATGCGAATCTGCGGTATCAAGTTGACGCATGACGGGGCAGTCGCTCTGATCGAGGACGGCCGGGTGGTGTTTTGTGTCGAACAGGAGAAGCTGAACAACAATCCGCGTTATCAAACCATTGACAACCTGGATGCCGTTGTTAGCGCCTTGGCGGAGCACGGGCTGGATCCGAGCGATGTTGATCAGTTCGTTATTGATGGCTGGGATGGAGAGTTCGAGTCGCAGTTTGAAGTCCTTAGTGGGACGACGATCATCAAGCTCAAGGGCGCGCCGTATGTCGAACGGCAAGGCGATAGCCCCCTGACCTCCCGCGATGGCATCGGCCTCATGCTTGATGGGAAGCTATATCCCTATCAAAGCTATCCCCATGTCACCGGGCACGTAGCATCCGCATACTGCGCCAGCTCGTTTGCCAAATCCGCGCAATCTGCTTTCTGCTTGGTGTGGGACGGCTGCATGTTTCCACGCCTCTACTACGTCGAGCCCCATGGCATCCGGTTCATCGAGTGCCTGTTTCCGATGATAGGTCACGCCTATGCGACGGCAGGACATCACTTTGGACCTTACAGGCGGGCAGACCGCACCAGCTGGGATCTCGGTATTGCCGGCAAGCTGATGGCCTATATCGCGCTGGGATCGCCCGACGAGGACTGTATTAAGACGTTTCATGAGCTTTATGAGGCGCACTTTGCCACGGATGCTGAGGGCGCTTGTCCTGAGCTTGGAGAGATCAACAGCTCACAATCGCCGCTTGAAGCTCTGCACGACTTCTTCGATGCGTGCGCAATGCGATTGAAGGAAAAGCAAGCCGAAGACGTCCTTGCGTCATTTCACGTGTTTCTAGAGCGTCTGCTGGTTCGCACCATTGCTGATGTTGTGGAGCGGCATTCGGATCTTGCGGGGGTGCGTAACCTCTGCATAGCCGGCGGCTGTGGCCTGAATATCAAGTGGAATAGTGCATTTCGTGCGACCGGCTTGTTCGATGTCGTGTGGGTGCCGCCCTTTCCGAACGACAGCGGCTCAGCCATTGGTGCTGCTTGCTCTGCATTGGCGGCACAGCAAGGCTTTAGAGCTCTGGAATGGTCGGTCTACAGCGGACCGGCCGTGCGTCCCAGCGAAGTCCCACCCGAATGGGAGGGCGCGCCCTGCACTATGGGCGAACTTGCGGCAATCCTCGCTTGCGACAAGCCCGTGGTCTTCCTTGCCGGGCGTGCCGAGCTCGGACCGCGAGCCTTGGGTGGCAGAAGCATTCTCGCGGCTGCGAGCTGGGAAGGAATGAAAGATCATCTCAACGACATCAAACTTCGTGAGCATTTCAGGCCGGTAGCGCCGATATGCCTGGAGGATCGTGCGGCGGAGATTTTTAGCCCTGGAATACCCGATCCGTACATGCTGTTCGATCACCAGACGCGACCAGAATGGCGGGAGAAGATTCCCGCCGTCGTGCATCTCGATGGATCTGCTCGTCTACAGACCGTTTCCAGAACCTCTCAGCATAAAGTGGCCGAGCTTCTCGTCGAATACGAGAAGCTGACAGCCATTCCGCTGCTTTGCAATACCAGCGCCAATCTGCATGGACGCGGCTTTTTCCCGGATGCTGCCGCCGCGTGCCAGTGGGGACGCGTCGATCACGTATGGTGTGACGGCCTGCTTTGGACAAAAAAGCGCGCAAGCGAGGAAGCGGCGCGAACAACGGCCGTCGCGATGGCGTAA
- the nodI gene encoding nodulation factor ABC transporter ATP-binding protein NodI: MSTAAVDLFQVSKFYDDRVVVDALSFTVSPGECFGLLGPNGAGKSTLARLILGVASPDAGKICVLGEPVPARARLARRGIGVVPQFDNLDLQLTVRENLLVFGRYFAMSAAEVKAVTPSLLEFARLENKADARVAELSGGMRRRLTLARALINDPQLLVLDEPTTGLDPHGRHLIWERLRSLLARGKTILLTTHFMEEAERLCDRLCVLEHGRKIAEGQPHALIEQQIGSQVIEIYGGNPHELLPLVRPQVQRAEVSGETLFCYVTDPEQVRLRLADRTDLRFLQRPPNLEDVFLRLTGREIKD, encoded by the coding sequence ATGTCAACCGCGGCAGTCGACCTTTTCCAGGTGAGCAAGTTCTACGACGACAGGGTCGTCGTGGACGCTCTTTCGTTTACGGTCTCGCCGGGAGAGTGCTTCGGTCTGCTGGGACCAAACGGCGCGGGTAAAAGCACGCTCGCGCGTTTGATCCTGGGTGTTGCATCGCCCGACGCAGGTAAGATATGCGTGCTCGGCGAGCCAGTGCCGGCACGGGCGCGCTTGGCGCGGCGGGGGATCGGGGTTGTCCCACAGTTCGATAACCTTGATCTTCAGCTCACGGTGCGCGAAAATTTGCTCGTTTTCGGGCGCTACTTCGCCATGAGCGCGGCTGAGGTGAAAGCGGTCACGCCGTCACTGCTCGAATTCGCGCGCCTGGAGAACAAGGCGGATGCCCGCGTCGCCGAACTGTCCGGCGGCATGAGGCGACGCCTGACGTTGGCACGGGCCCTCATTAACGACCCGCAGCTCTTGGTGCTTGATGAGCCGACGACCGGCCTTGATCCGCACGGTCGTCACCTGATCTGGGAACGCTTGCGTTCGCTATTAGCGCGCGGCAAAACGATCCTTCTCACCACCCACTTCATGGAAGAGGCGGAGCGATTGTGCGACCGCCTGTGCGTGCTTGAGCACGGCCGTAAGATCGCCGAAGGTCAGCCTCACGCGCTGATCGAGCAGCAGATCGGCTCCCAAGTGATCGAGATTTACGGCGGTAATCCGCATGAACTGCTGCCGCTGGTCAGACCCCAAGTGCAGCGCGCTGAGGTGAGCGGGGAGACGCTCTTCTGCTATGTCACGGATCCAGAGCAGGTGCGCCTCCGGCTTGCCGACCGCACGGATCTCCGCTTTCTGCAGCGTCCTCCAAATCTGGAGGATGTCTTCTTGCGGCTAACCGGGCGAGAGATAAAGGACTGA
- a CDS encoding ABC transporter permease, with translation MWQRFAPALPANPWNWIAVWRRNFLVWRKVALASILGNLAEPMSSLFGLGFGLGMIIGGVEGTSYISFLAAGMVATSAMVSATFETIYAAYARMQTNCTWEAVLCTPLTLGDIVLGEVAWAASKALLAGTAITIVAVALGYAQWSSIPYALPAIALTGVTFASLAMVVSALAPSHDYFIFYQSLILTPMMYLSGTIFPMSQLPGSFQRIAALLPLTHSVDLIRPAMLGRPVDSVGLHVGALCIYAAFPFLVSAVLLRQRLMR, from the coding sequence ATGTGGCAACGTTTTGCGCCGGCGCTCCCTGCTAATCCATGGAACTGGATCGCGGTATGGCGCCGCAATTTTCTGGTCTGGCGGAAAGTCGCTCTGGCATCGATTCTTGGGAATCTGGCCGAGCCGATGAGCTCTCTGTTCGGTCTCGGTTTTGGTCTTGGAATGATCATAGGTGGTGTTGAGGGGACCTCATACATCTCGTTTCTGGCGGCTGGCATGGTCGCCACAAGCGCGATGGTCTCCGCAACCTTCGAAACGATCTACGCGGCTTACGCTCGCATGCAGACAAATTGCACGTGGGAGGCAGTGCTCTGTACGCCCCTTACGCTCGGCGACATTGTTCTCGGTGAAGTGGCATGGGCAGCGAGCAAGGCCTTGCTCGCCGGGACCGCGATCACGATTGTCGCCGTCGCGCTGGGTTACGCACAGTGGTCATCCATCCCCTATGCATTACCAGCCATCGCTCTCACTGGCGTGACTTTCGCGAGCCTCGCAATGGTCGTTTCAGCACTTGCACCGAGCCACGACTATTTCATCTTCTACCAGTCGCTCATTCTCACGCCCATGATGTATTTGAGCGGGACGATCTTCCCAATGAGCCAGTTGCCGGGTTCATTTCAACGCATCGCGGCCTTATTGCCGCTGACTCATTCGGTCGATCTTATTCGTCCAGCAATGCTCGGTCGGCCGGTCGACAGCGTCGGATTGCATGTGGGCGCACTTTGCATCTACGCAGCGTTTCCCTTCCTCGTCTCGGCCGTGCTGCTTCGGCAGCGCCTGATGCGGTGA
- a CDS encoding carbamoyltransferase family protein gives MLCLGLSGGLDRVYENPLGLPNTFLHDGAAVLVKDGRVIAAVEEERLNRIKHSNKLPSSAIEYCLAAAGVELRDVDRIAFYATEAYCNAMLERLFISQPEISIPLDANLLLRHLLATEFGTQVDPSRVSFVGHHQAHAVSALAMSGFEESLVLAIDGCGDFLSGLLAVGSGTEMTELMTFPENNSLGLFYLETIRYLGYGLFDEYKVMGLAPYGDPARYRELFSQFYELSANGGYRVHLERIGPALLRNIEVRRKGMPFTQQHRDVSASLQEALERIVFHILRHYRESTGMKRLCLAGGVAHNCTLNGKLLYSGLFEDIFVQPAAHDAGCALGAALMVSNGAGQPAPRERLQAVYWGPDVGSDDSIEQELKGWAGHLQIERTADVATRAAEWIADGAVIGWVQGRSEFGPRALGNRSILADPRPAANKDRINAMVKKRESYRPFAPSVLEEDAGAFFELPDGRAEYPFMNFVVRVRESKRALLGAITHIDGTARLQTVSRTNNAAYWELINAFKSRTGVPILLNTSFNNNAEPIVDSVADAITAFLSTELDGLVVGSFLVRKRATTLESWTALAVSLPPHVSLYRVRAHAGRERQETVCELRMGHSSQDCVRVSHDLFDMLMQIEKEAVLADLLARVTSDRTRREALVNELRGLWDLRRIRLHPSQTARS, from the coding sequence ATGCTGTGTCTAGGATTGAGTGGCGGCCTCGACAGGGTCTATGAAAACCCCCTTGGACTGCCGAACACGTTTCTGCACGACGGCGCCGCGGTACTTGTCAAGGACGGGCGCGTGATCGCTGCCGTGGAAGAGGAGCGCCTCAACCGGATCAAACATTCAAACAAGCTCCCGAGCAGTGCGATTGAATACTGTCTTGCAGCCGCGGGTGTGGAGCTTCGCGACGTCGATCGTATTGCGTTCTACGCTACTGAAGCCTATTGCAATGCGATGCTCGAACGGTTGTTCATCTCACAACCGGAAATCTCAATTCCGCTAGATGCGAATCTGCTGTTACGGCACCTTCTAGCCACGGAGTTCGGTACCCAAGTTGATCCTTCGCGGGTATCATTCGTAGGCCACCATCAAGCCCACGCCGTGAGCGCTCTGGCGATGTCGGGTTTTGAAGAAAGCCTGGTCCTCGCGATCGATGGTTGTGGCGACTTCCTGTCGGGTCTCTTGGCGGTCGGGTCGGGCACCGAAATGACCGAGCTTATGACGTTTCCAGAGAATAACTCTCTCGGACTGTTCTATCTGGAGACGATCCGATATCTCGGCTACGGCCTGTTCGACGAGTATAAGGTTATGGGACTGGCTCCTTACGGAGATCCCGCACGCTATCGCGAGCTCTTTTCCCAATTCTATGAGCTCTCCGCAAACGGTGGCTACCGCGTTCACCTCGAACGTATCGGCCCGGCATTGCTGCGCAATATCGAGGTTCGGCGAAAGGGAATGCCGTTCACGCAACAGCATCGAGATGTGAGCGCATCGTTGCAGGAGGCGCTGGAGCGGATCGTGTTTCACATTCTTCGGCATTACCGTGAGTCGACCGGAATGAAACGGTTGTGCCTGGCTGGCGGGGTGGCCCACAACTGCACACTGAACGGAAAACTCCTGTATTCAGGCCTATTCGAAGACATCTTCGTGCAGCCGGCTGCGCATGACGCCGGATGCGCATTGGGCGCGGCACTGATGGTGTCGAACGGGGCCGGGCAGCCCGCGCCCCGCGAGCGACTACAGGCGGTTTATTGGGGGCCAGATGTCGGCAGCGACGACAGCATCGAACAGGAACTGAAGGGATGGGCCGGACACCTCCAGATTGAGCGGACCGCTGACGTCGCAACCAGAGCAGCCGAGTGGATCGCTGATGGCGCCGTGATCGGGTGGGTACAGGGCCGATCGGAGTTCGGCCCTCGCGCGCTCGGCAACCGCAGTATTCTTGCTGACCCGAGGCCCGCGGCGAACAAGGATCGGATCAATGCGATGGTCAAGAAGCGCGAGAGTTATCGACCATTTGCGCCATCGGTTCTGGAGGAGGATGCGGGCGCCTTCTTTGAGTTGCCGGATGGTCGCGCAGAATATCCCTTCATGAATTTCGTCGTTCGCGTGCGCGAATCCAAGCGTGCTTTGCTGGGCGCGATCACGCATATCGATGGTACGGCTCGTCTGCAGACTGTCTCCCGCACGAACAATGCCGCCTATTGGGAACTCATCAATGCGTTCAAGAGCCGGACAGGCGTCCCGATTCTGCTTAATACGTCGTTCAACAACAATGCCGAACCGATCGTGGATTCTGTTGCCGATGCGATTACGGCGTTTTTGTCAACCGAGCTGGATGGCCTTGTGGTCGGTTCATTCCTCGTCAGGAAGCGGGCAACAACGCTCGAAAGCTGGACTGCACTCGCTGTATCACTGCCGCCCCATGTATCTCTTTATCGGGTTCGCGCTCATGCGGGCCGAGAACGCCAGGAGACAGTCTGCGAGCTCCGCATGGGTCACTCCAGCCAGGACTGCGTGCGCGTCTCGCATGACCTGTTCGACATGCTGATGCAGATTGAGAAGGAAGCTGTTCTTGCCGATCTTCTCGCCAGGGTCACCTCTGACAGGACTAGGCGAGAAGCTCTCGTGAACGAACTGCGCGGGCTCTGGGATCTGCGCCGTATTCGGCTGCATCCGTCACAGACTGCGCGGTCGTAA
- a CDS encoding nodulation protein NodZ produces the protein MTKERFVISRRRTGFGDCLWSLASAWSYAQRTGRTLVVDWRGSCYIDQPFSNAFPVFFEPLEDIAGVPVICDDRVNQLSFPGPFFPRWWNRPSIDCINRPDEQIFKERDELTELFQAREDNEANTIVCDACLMWRCGEEAERLIFRNIKLRPEIQARIDALYEEHFSGHSIIGVHVRHGNGEDIMEHAPYWADSELALRQVCMAIRKAKALPYPKPVKVFLCTDSAQVLDRVLGLFPDVFAVPKRFQADRAGPLHSAEMGIEGGASALIDMYLLARCATVIRFPPTSAFTRYARLLVPRIIEFDQKNPEHLTMIDNPYEHFAAS, from the coding sequence TTGACCAAGGAACGCTTTGTTATTTCTCGGAGGCGTACCGGCTTTGGTGACTGCCTCTGGTCGCTGGCGTCAGCCTGGTCGTATGCGCAGCGGACCGGACGGACGCTCGTCGTTGACTGGCGCGGTTCCTGCTACATCGATCAACCGTTCAGCAACGCCTTTCCGGTGTTCTTCGAGCCGCTTGAGGACATCGCTGGGGTCCCGGTGATTTGCGATGACCGGGTCAACCAGCTCTCGTTTCCCGGACCGTTCTTCCCGCGGTGGTGGAATAGGCCATCGATCGACTGCATCAATCGTCCGGATGAGCAGATCTTCAAAGAACGTGACGAACTGACCGAGCTGTTCCAGGCAAGAGAAGATAACGAAGCCAACACCATTGTCTGTGACGCTTGCCTGATGTGGCGTTGTGGCGAGGAAGCCGAACGACTGATCTTTCGGAACATCAAACTCAGGCCTGAGATTCAAGCGCGGATCGACGCCTTGTATGAGGAACACTTTAGCGGCCATAGCATCATTGGCGTTCATGTTCGGCACGGCAATGGCGAAGATATCATGGAGCATGCGCCGTACTGGGCCGATTCGGAGCTCGCCCTTCGTCAGGTCTGCATGGCAATCCGTAAAGCCAAGGCTTTGCCATATCCAAAGCCTGTAAAGGTCTTCCTTTGCACGGACAGTGCACAGGTGCTCGATCGCGTATTGGGTCTGTTTCCCGATGTCTTCGCCGTACCAAAACGTTTCCAGGCCGATCGGGCAGGGCCGTTGCATAGTGCGGAAATGGGAATTGAAGGTGGAGCTTCCGCTCTCATCGACATGTATCTTCTTGCGCGATGCGCTACCGTGATCCGCTTTCCCCCCACCAGCGCCTTCACGCGCTATGCCCGTCTGCTCGTGCCACGGATTATTGAATTCGACCAGAAAAATCCGGAGCATTTGACCATGATCGATAACCCATACGAGCATTTCGCGGCTTCATGA
- a CDS encoding SDR family NAD(P)-dependent oxidoreductase, whose protein sequence is MPRGPIHADGAGRPLRERKTLVLTGASRGIGRATGSLFSQAGWRIISCARQPFDAVRCPWDSEGDSYIEVDLSDHRTLPRVIAQIKERLAGAPLQGLINNAGNSPKTPNGARLTSLATSVDTWMSVFHLNLVAPILLAQGLFDELKAASGSIVNVTSIAGARVHPFAGTAYATSKAALACLTREMAHDYASHGIRVNAIAPGEIKTDILSPDTEAHLVPKIPLRRVGTPEEVAKVIFFLCSDAASYVTGAEVPINGGQHL, encoded by the coding sequence GTGCCTCGCGGTCCAATTCACGCCGATGGAGCCGGCCGTCCGCTGCGTGAGCGGAAAACGCTGGTATTGACCGGGGCATCGCGCGGTATCGGTCGCGCCACCGGAAGTTTGTTTTCGCAAGCCGGTTGGCGCATCATTTCTTGCGCGCGCCAACCATTCGACGCGGTCCGCTGCCCATGGGACTCAGAGGGGGATAGCTATATCGAAGTCGACCTGAGCGATCATCGAACGCTGCCGCGCGTGATTGCCCAGATAAAGGAGCGCCTTGCCGGCGCACCGCTGCAGGGACTGATAAACAATGCCGGAAACTCACCAAAAACGCCAAACGGTGCCCGGCTGACGTCGCTGGCGACCTCAGTCGATACCTGGATGAGCGTGTTCCACCTCAATCTGGTGGCGCCGATCCTGCTCGCTCAAGGTCTGTTCGATGAGCTAAAAGCGGCTTCAGGCTCGATCGTCAATGTGACTTCGATCGCCGGCGCGCGGGTGCATCCATTTGCGGGCACGGCATATGCGACGTCGAAAGCTGCGCTCGCTTGTCTCACGCGCGAAATGGCGCACGATTACGCCTCACATGGCATTCGCGTCAATGCGATCGCGCCCGGCGAAATCAAGACGGACATTTTGTCGCCTGACACGGAAGCGCATCTTGTGCCAAAGATCCCACTTCGCCGGGTGGGTACACCCGAAGAGGTCGCCAAGGTCATTTTCTTCCTATGTTCAGATGCGGCAAGTTATGTCACTGGCGCCGAAGTGCCGATCAATGGCGGGCAACACTTGTGA
- the nifA gene encoding nif-specific transcriptional activator NifA produces the protein MQHEFNKSDRGDGEDQERNGEDIMLDSVSLREKPNSTSDADPSASILRSQEKSLSTIFEIAHALTGLCRLEAKLASVIERLPSLVQMRRGIVCLFDHDGVPEIIVDDGRSEGRDARCGVRLPQGAIDQIVATGRPLIVENVALHSIFSSSDVEMLDAAGNTRVAFIGVPIDIDEKVVGTLSIDRIADNGTHAQLEDDLRLLTMVASLLGQTAKLHCVFVRDRGRLMDEEFRLQKQLSELKPHGRERKRVQVDGMIGESPALRALLEKIELIAKSNSTVLLRGESGTGKELVAKAIHERSARAKRPFIKLNCAALTETVLESELFGHEKGAFTGAFNARKGRFELADKGTLFLDEIGEISASFQAKLLRVLQEQEFERVGGNQTIKVDVRVIAATNKNLEEAVARKEFRADLYYRISVVPLLLPPLRERRTDIPLLAARFLKNFNNENGRALVFDSSAIDVLMNCGFPGNVRELENCVQRTATLAHGSSIVRDNFACCHGQCLSATLWKCGPEQVARQPSPVISLPARLSMPPTQAVAHVQPVGSELTPLEPPGRPVIGAAKVTDRERVVAAMERSGWVQAKAARLLGLTPRQIGYALRRHGIEIKRF, from the coding sequence ATGCAACACGAGTTCAACAAGTCCGATCGAGGTGATGGGGAGGATCAAGAAAGGAACGGAGAAGACATTATGCTGGACAGCGTTTCCCTGCGCGAAAAACCAAACTCAACCTCCGACGCGGACCCTTCCGCTTCTATTCTGCGGTCGCAAGAGAAATCGCTAAGCACGATCTTTGAAATAGCGCACGCGCTCACCGGCCTATGCCGGCTCGAAGCCAAGCTGGCGAGCGTCATCGAGCGTCTGCCATCGCTCGTGCAGATGCGGCGCGGCATCGTATGTCTGTTCGATCATGACGGGGTGCCCGAGATCATCGTAGACGACGGCCGGAGCGAAGGGCGCGACGCGCGTTGCGGGGTGCGCTTGCCGCAAGGAGCAATTGATCAAATTGTGGCGACGGGGCGGCCGCTCATCGTCGAGAACGTAGCGCTGCATTCGATCTTCAGTTCTTCGGACGTCGAGATGCTGGACGCCGCCGGTAATACGCGTGTTGCGTTCATCGGCGTTCCCATAGACATTGACGAGAAAGTTGTGGGTACGCTGAGCATCGACCGCATCGCAGACAACGGGACGCATGCGCAGCTCGAGGACGACCTCCGCCTGCTAACGATGGTCGCAAGCCTTCTGGGCCAGACGGCGAAGCTGCATTGCGTTTTTGTGCGCGATCGCGGGCGGCTTATGGACGAGGAGTTCCGGCTGCAGAAGCAGCTGTCCGAGCTCAAGCCTCATGGGCGGGAGCGTAAGAGGGTCCAAGTCGATGGAATGATCGGCGAGAGCCCGGCGCTGCGCGCGTTGCTTGAGAAGATCGAGCTGATCGCTAAATCGAATAGCACCGTTCTGTTGCGCGGCGAATCGGGTACCGGCAAAGAGCTGGTCGCGAAGGCTATTCACGAGCGTTCAGCGCGCGCCAAACGCCCCTTTATCAAGCTGAATTGCGCAGCCCTCACCGAGACGGTGCTGGAATCCGAATTGTTCGGTCACGAGAAGGGGGCGTTTACGGGCGCATTCAACGCGCGCAAGGGTCGCTTCGAGCTCGCCGACAAGGGAACGTTGTTTCTGGACGAGATTGGAGAGATCTCGGCGTCGTTCCAGGCGAAGCTCCTGCGCGTGCTTCAGGAGCAGGAGTTCGAGCGGGTCGGCGGCAATCAGACGATCAAAGTCGACGTCCGCGTGATTGCAGCCACGAATAAGAATCTTGAAGAGGCGGTGGCAAGGAAGGAGTTTCGTGCCGATCTCTATTATCGCATCAGCGTGGTTCCTCTGCTACTGCCGCCGCTGCGCGAAAGACGCACTGATATTCCGCTTCTCGCCGCTCGATTCTTGAAGAACTTCAACAATGAGAACGGCCGTGCTCTGGTCTTCGATTCAAGTGCGATTGACGTTCTTATGAATTGCGGATTTCCCGGTAATGTCCGCGAGCTGGAGAACTGTGTGCAGCGGACCGCGACCCTGGCGCACGGATCGTCGATCGTAAGAGACAATTTTGCCTGCTGCCACGGGCAATGCCTGTCGGCCACGCTATGGAAGTGCGGGCCGGAGCAAGTGGCGCGACAGCCGAGCCCGGTGATCTCACTCCCCGCGAGGCTGAGCATGCCGCCAACACAAGCTGTGGCACACGTTCAGCCGGTCGGTAGCGAACTGACGCCGCTAGAGCCACCCGGCCGACCTGTCATAGGTGCCGCCAAGGTCACAGATCGCGAGCGCGTAGTCGCGGCGATGGAAAGGTCCGGGTGGGTACAGGCCAAGGCGGCGCGCCTGCTTGGACTGACGCCTCGCCAGATTGGCTATGCCTTGAGAAGGCACGGTATCGAGATCAAGCGCTTCTGA
- a CDS encoding electron transfer flavoprotein subunit beta/FixA family protein, whose protein sequence is MHSIVCIKQVPDSAQIRVHPVTNTIMRQGVPTIINPYDLFALEAALELRDKFGGEITVLTMGPPSAEESLRKALTFGADRAVLLTDRSFAGSDTLATSYALACAIRNIGKEYGPPDVIFTGKQTIDGDTAQVGPGIAKRLGVQQLTYVSTIKALDFKARTIDAERRCEGGVQVLRSKLPCLVSMLEASNQIRRGAMIDALRAARASIVKWSAQTAGVDDMAKCGLRGSPTVVKRVFAPSARAEKATWVEAAEQPAQALIDAMFKRNPTLETELAQLARGTLSAQTSGA, encoded by the coding sequence ATGCACAGCATCGTCTGCATCAAACAGGTCCCCGACTCCGCACAAATCCGCGTGCATCCTGTCACGAATACGATCATGCGTCAGGGCGTGCCGACAATCATCAATCCATATGATCTGTTCGCACTGGAAGCTGCGCTCGAGCTACGAGACAAGTTCGGCGGCGAAATCACTGTTCTGACAATGGGGCCGCCGTCGGCCGAAGAATCTCTCCGAAAGGCGCTGACATTTGGTGCCGATCGTGCTGTCCTGCTCACTGATCGTAGTTTCGCGGGCTCCGATACGCTGGCGACGAGTTACGCGCTGGCGTGCGCGATTCGCAATATAGGGAAGGAATATGGCCCACCAGACGTCATATTCACTGGCAAGCAGACTATCGACGGCGATACGGCGCAGGTGGGACCTGGCATTGCGAAGAGGCTCGGGGTCCAGCAGCTTACTTATGTTTCCACAATCAAAGCGTTGGACTTCAAAGCACGTACGATCGATGCGGAACGGCGCTGCGAAGGAGGAGTCCAGGTGCTGCGTTCCAAGCTTCCTTGTCTCGTCAGCATGTTAGAGGCAAGCAATCAAATTCGCCGCGGTGCAATGATCGATGCCTTGCGTGCGGCCCGTGCCTCAATCGTAAAATGGAGCGCTCAAACTGCCGGCGTGGATGACATGGCCAAATGCGGTCTGAGGGGGTCGCCGACCGTCGTCAAGCGTGTCTTCGCGCCCTCCGCACGAGCAGAGAAGGCGACGTGGGTGGAAGCGGCCGAGCAGCCGGCGCAAGCGTTGATCGACGCCATGTTCAAGCGCAATCCTACGCTCGAGACGGAGCTCGCACAGCTTGCGCGCGGTACCTTATCCGCGCAAACTAGCGGTGCGTGA